A genomic stretch from Nocardia wallacei includes:
- a CDS encoding polyprenyl synthetase family protein: protein MPAGPTTPTRSAPIAPAALVAAVDAALVEFFTERRELVGELGPVFVDAVAELEDFVLRGGKRTRPSFAWTGWLGAGGDPHGPQAGPVLIACAALELVQACALIHDDIIDSSRTRRGFPTVHVDFEERHREREWRGDSAHFGISVAVLIGDLALAWADDMVSAAGLDPAARVRFAPVWAAMRTEVMGGQLLDIHGEAGADDSVEAALRINRYKTAAYTVERPLHLGAALADADPALIAAYREFGTDIGIAFQLRDDLLGVFGDPAVTGKPSGDDLREGKRTVLVAEALRRADATVPAAAELLRSSLGTDLSPDTVTRLRALITELGAVDEVERRITDLTERGLSALEHSSATPEAKQRLRAMALAATKRVA from the coding sequence ATGCCCGCCGGACCGACCACCCCGACCCGTTCGGCCCCGATCGCCCCCGCGGCACTGGTCGCGGCCGTCGATGCCGCGCTCGTCGAGTTCTTCACCGAGCGCCGGGAGCTGGTCGGCGAGCTGGGCCCGGTGTTCGTCGACGCGGTCGCCGAGCTCGAGGATTTCGTGCTGCGCGGTGGCAAGCGCACCCGCCCCTCGTTCGCCTGGACGGGCTGGCTGGGCGCGGGCGGCGACCCCCACGGGCCGCAGGCGGGTCCGGTGCTGATCGCCTGCGCCGCTTTGGAATTGGTGCAGGCGTGCGCGCTGATCCACGACGACATCATCGACTCCTCGCGCACTCGCCGCGGCTTCCCGACGGTGCACGTGGATTTCGAGGAACGCCATCGCGAGCGCGAATGGCGCGGCGACTCGGCGCATTTCGGGATCAGCGTGGCCGTGCTGATCGGTGACCTGGCGCTGGCCTGGGCCGACGACATGGTGTCGGCGGCCGGGCTGGATCCCGCCGCCCGGGTGCGGTTCGCTCCGGTGTGGGCGGCGATGCGCACCGAGGTGATGGGCGGGCAGCTGCTCGACATCCACGGCGAGGCGGGCGCCGACGATTCGGTGGAAGCGGCGCTGCGTATCAACCGCTACAAGACCGCCGCCTACACCGTCGAGCGGCCGCTGCATCTGGGCGCGGCGCTGGCCGACGCCGATCCGGCGCTGATCGCCGCCTATCGCGAGTTCGGCACCGATATCGGCATCGCCTTCCAGTTGCGCGACGACCTGCTGGGCGTCTTCGGTGATCCGGCGGTCACCGGCAAACCCTCGGGCGACGACCTGCGCGAGGGCAAGCGCACGGTCCTGGTCGCCGAGGCATTGCGCCGCGCCGACGCCACCGTCCCGGCGGCGGCCGAACTGCTGCGCTCGTCACTGGGCACCGACCTCTCCCCCGACACGGTGACGCGACTGCGCGCCCTGATCACCGAACTCGGCGCGGTCGACGAGGTGGAGCGCCGCATCACCGACCTCACCGAGCGCGGTCTGTCGGCACTCGAACACAGCTCCGCCACCCCGGAGGCGAAACAGCGACTACGGGCAATGGCGCTGGCCGCCACGAAGCGCGTCGCATGA
- the crtI gene encoding phytoene desaturase family protein, which produces MRTVAGPTDRVVVIGAGLSGLSAALYLVGAGRAVTVVERADHPGGRVGVYRGPDYEIDSGATVLTVPGLIDEALAAAGGTVRGPRIHHLAPAYRARFADDSTIDVLDDPGAMAAEVTRACGPEEADRYLRLRDWLGRVYTGAYGEFMDTNFDSPLDMIRLPAKRRALAELVRLGAFGRLGARVHRTLDDPRLARLFTFQALYAGLAPARALAVYGAIPHMDTCLGVYYPEGGMRAIPAAMAAALTAAGGRLELNTEVTGIDYADGRARRVRAADGRAFDCDAVVLTADLGALDRFGIHRRRPLRASPSAVVAHGTVPAEIAAAWPVRAHHTIDFGAAWDATFAEIAARRGRGRPMSDPSLLLTRPALTDPGLFIDRPTGRHEPLSLLAPCPNLCAAPLNWSEIGPDYLRDLLAVLERRGYRGIAEHFTVDHLDTPHTWQAQGMLAGTPFSAAHLFRQTGPFRTRNLPRTPGNVVLAGCGTTPGVGVPTTVLSGKLAAQRITGDNPPRTSARHNRPGHVASA; this is translated from the coding sequence GTGAGAACGGTTGCCGGGCCGACGGACCGGGTTGTTGTGATCGGTGCGGGATTGTCGGGGTTGTCGGCGGCGCTGTATCTGGTGGGGGCCGGACGGGCGGTGACGGTGGTCGAGCGGGCCGACCATCCCGGCGGCCGGGTCGGCGTGTATCGCGGGCCCGATTACGAGATAGATTCCGGCGCAACCGTTCTCACCGTGCCCGGACTGATCGATGAAGCCCTGGCCGCGGCCGGGGGGACGGTGCGGGGTCCGCGGATCCACCATTTGGCCCCGGCTTACCGGGCTCGGTTCGCCGACGACTCCACCATCGACGTCCTCGACGATCCCGGCGCGATGGCCGCCGAGGTCACCCGCGCCTGCGGGCCCGAGGAGGCCGACCGCTATCTGCGCCTGCGCGATTGGCTGGGGCGCGTCTACACCGGCGCGTACGGCGAATTCATGGACACCAACTTCGATTCGCCGCTGGACATGATCCGGCTGCCCGCGAAGCGGCGGGCACTGGCCGAGCTGGTCCGGCTGGGCGCGTTCGGACGGCTCGGCGCCCGGGTGCACCGTACCCTGGACGATCCCCGGCTGGCGCGGCTGTTCACCTTCCAGGCCCTCTACGCGGGCCTGGCGCCGGCGCGGGCGCTGGCCGTGTACGGCGCGATTCCGCACATGGACACCTGCCTGGGCGTGTACTACCCGGAGGGCGGCATGCGCGCGATCCCCGCGGCCATGGCCGCCGCCCTCACCGCCGCGGGCGGACGCCTGGAACTGAATACCGAGGTGACGGGCATCGACTACGCCGACGGCCGGGCGCGCCGCGTGCGCGCCGCCGACGGCCGGGCGTTCGACTGCGACGCGGTGGTGCTCACCGCGGACCTGGGTGCGCTGGACCGCTTCGGCATTCACCGCCGTCGGCCGCTGCGTGCCTCGCCCTCGGCCGTCGTCGCGCACGGCACCGTGCCCGCCGAGATCGCCGCCGCCTGGCCGGTGCGGGCGCACCACACCATCGACTTCGGCGCGGCATGGGACGCCACATTCGCCGAGATCGCCGCCCGCCGCGGTCGCGGCCGCCCGATGAGCGACCCTTCGCTGCTGCTGACCCGCCCCGCGCTCACCGATCCGGGTTTGTTCATCGACCGCCCCACCGGCCGCCACGAACCACTGTCGCTGCTGGCGCCGTGCCCGAATCTGTGTGCGGCTCCGTTGAATTGGTCCGAGATCGGCCCCGACTACCTGCGCGATCTGCTCGCTGTGCTGGAACGCCGCGGCTACCGCGGCATCGCCGAACACTTCACCGTCGACCACCTCGACACCCCGCACACCTGGCAGGCCCAGGGCATGCTGGCCGGCACCCCGTTCTCCGCGGCGCACCTGTTCCGCCAGACGGGCCCGTTCCGCACCCGCAACCTCCCCCGCACACCCGGCAATGTGGTGCTCGCGGGCTGCGGCACCACGCCCGGTGTCGGCGTACCGACCACCGTGCTGTCGGGAAAACTCGCCGCCCAGCGCATCACCGGCGACAACCCGCCGCGGACGTCCGCACGACACAACCGGCCCGGCCACGTCGCCTCCGCCTGA
- a CDS encoding alpha-(1->6)-mannopyranosyltransferase A, with amino-acid sequence MADTAITEALTPAAPAVPRTLRWWLHFSADFLRSPEGHAALLGFWGALMITCGGLGAGAVRRSDPLLEAAHLSWLRFGHGYALATIGVWIGVLAMIVAWVRLGRITIGTAERGSAVTLNELRAVVGIWIFPLLFAVPMFSADVYSYLAQGALLRDGFDPYTVGPVVNPGVLLDNVSPVWTTTTAPYGPIFLLLGKWITTVTGDNVVAGTWAMRLVMLPGLALMMWAVPHLTKHLGGKPTVALWLAVLNPLVLIHLIGGVHNEMLMVGLMAAGIALVLERHHAAGIVVVAIGVAIKATAGVALPFLVWIWMIHERERRAAEDKGPLPHPLWTFAKIGGLGLSVFAVVFAAASAVAGVGIGWLTALSGSKKIINWLSLPTIMAHMVTWVTPLRVESVLTWTRGLCAVALVAILIWTWWRFKHSEREAVLGILIAFVAIVILSPAALPWYYSWPLALAAGFAMSTTTLMVLVGLCTWLMLVFQPGGAIGLYNPAHVVAATFVAVVAALSLRTVDPLRLRADSGRTRQ; translated from the coding sequence ATGGCGGACACAGCGATCACCGAGGCACTGACTCCCGCCGCCCCGGCGGTACCGCGCACCCTGCGCTGGTGGCTGCACTTCTCCGCCGATTTTCTCCGTAGCCCGGAGGGACACGCGGCGCTGCTGGGTTTCTGGGGCGCGCTGATGATCACCTGCGGCGGCCTGGGCGCCGGCGCGGTGCGGCGCAGCGATCCGCTGCTGGAGGCGGCGCACCTGTCCTGGTTGCGGTTCGGGCACGGCTACGCCTTGGCGACCATCGGGGTGTGGATCGGTGTGCTGGCGATGATCGTCGCGTGGGTTCGGCTGGGGCGGATCACGATCGGCACCGCCGAGCGCGGCAGCGCGGTGACGCTCAACGAGTTACGCGCGGTCGTCGGCATCTGGATCTTCCCGTTGTTGTTCGCCGTGCCCATGTTCAGCGCGGACGTCTACTCCTATCTGGCGCAGGGTGCGCTGCTGCGCGACGGCTTCGACCCGTACACGGTCGGCCCGGTGGTGAATCCCGGTGTGCTGCTGGACAACGTGAGCCCGGTATGGACCACCACCACCGCGCCCTACGGCCCGATCTTCCTGCTGCTGGGCAAGTGGATCACCACGGTCACCGGCGACAACGTGGTGGCCGGTACCTGGGCGATGCGCCTGGTGATGCTGCCGGGCCTGGCGCTGATGATGTGGGCGGTCCCGCATCTGACCAAGCACCTGGGCGGCAAACCGACGGTCGCGCTGTGGCTCGCCGTGCTCAACCCGCTGGTGCTGATCCATCTGATCGGCGGCGTGCACAACGAGATGCTGATGGTCGGGCTGATGGCCGCGGGTATCGCACTGGTGCTGGAGCGCCATCACGCGGCGGGCATCGTGGTGGTCGCGATCGGCGTGGCGATCAAGGCGACCGCGGGCGTGGCGCTGCCGTTCCTGGTGTGGATCTGGATGATTCACGAACGGGAGCGGCGGGCGGCCGAGGACAAGGGACCGCTGCCGCATCCGCTGTGGACCTTCGCCAAGATCGGTGGTCTGGGCCTGTCGGTGTTCGCGGTGGTGTTCGCCGCGGCGTCGGCGGTCGCCGGGGTCGGGATCGGCTGGCTCACCGCGCTGTCGGGCTCGAAGAAGATCATCAACTGGCTGTCGCTGCCGACCATCATGGCGCACATGGTGACCTGGGTGACGCCGCTGCGGGTGGAGTCGGTGCTGACCTGGACCCGCGGCCTGTGCGCGGTGGCGCTGGTGGCGATTCTGATCTGGACGTGGTGGCGGTTCAAGCACAGCGAGCGGGAGGCGGTGCTGGGCATCCTGATCGCCTTCGTCGCGATCGTCATCCTCTCCCCCGCGGCCCTGCCCTGGTACTACTCGTGGCCGCTGGCGCTGGCGGCCGGTTTCGCGATGTCGACCACGACGCTGATGGTGCTGGTGGGTCTATGCACCTGGCTGATGCTGGTGTTCCAGCCCGGCGGCGCGATCGGGCTCTACAACCCCGCGCACGTCGTCGCGGCCACGTTCGTCGCGGTGGTGGCGGCGCTGTCGCTGCGGACGGTGGATCCGCTGCGGCTGCGCGCCGACAGCGGCAGAACCCGGCAGTGA
- a CDS encoding phytoene/squalene synthase family protein, which produces MSPGGTEPSAAYRHCRAVAAAHGRTYFLATRLLSPGQRPAVHALYAFARTVDDIVDHGTKDTAAQLDLIEQLLRDRLAPHRSATATHAARLEWEPVLWAVGDTIERYGIAPEHFWTFLDSMRMDVPGSPLFRNRYATMAELREYMRGSAAAIGLQLLPVLGTVGPRAEAEPAAAALGEAFQLTNFLRDVGEDLDRDRIYLPAADLAAFGVDDDLLRHGHRTGRTDARLRRALAHLIATNRALYRRAEPGIDLLYPRVRPAIRTAAALYAGILDEIERSDYAIFATRAVVPRHRRLRVAASEFTPAFLPFIETRR; this is translated from the coding sequence GTGAGCCCCGGCGGCACGGAGCCGTCGGCCGCCTACCGGCACTGCCGCGCGGTGGCCGCCGCCCACGGCCGCACCTATTTCCTCGCCACCCGCCTGCTCTCCCCCGGGCAGCGCCCTGCCGTACACGCCCTCTACGCCTTCGCCCGCACCGTCGACGACATCGTCGACCACGGCACGAAAGACACTGCCGCCCAACTCGATCTGATCGAGCAGCTGCTACGCGACCGGCTGGCGCCACACCGGTCAGCCACCGCCACGCACGCCGCGCGGCTTGAATGGGAGCCGGTGTTGTGGGCCGTCGGCGACACCATCGAGCGGTACGGCATTGCGCCCGAACACTTCTGGACGTTCCTGGACTCCATGCGCATGGACGTCCCCGGTTCGCCGCTGTTCCGCAACCGCTACGCCACGATGGCGGAGTTGCGCGAGTACATGCGCGGGTCGGCGGCGGCGATCGGGTTGCAGTTGCTGCCCGTGCTGGGCACGGTCGGGCCGCGCGCGGAGGCGGAGCCCGCGGCCGCGGCGCTGGGTGAGGCGTTTCAGCTCACCAACTTCCTCCGCGATGTGGGCGAGGATCTCGACCGCGACCGGATCTACCTGCCCGCCGCCGACCTGGCGGCCTTCGGCGTGGACGACGACCTGCTCCGGCACGGCCACCGCACCGGCCGCACCGACGCCCGCCTGCGCCGCGCCTTGGCCCACCTGATCGCCACGAACCGCGCCCTGTACCGCCGCGCCGAACCCGGCATCGACCTGCTGTACCCGCGTGTACGCCCCGCCATCCGGACCGCCGCCGCCCTGTACGCCGGGATCCTCGATGAAATCGAACGCTCGGACTACGCGATATTCGCCACCCGCGCCGTCGTCCCGCGCCACCGCCGGTTACGGGTCGCCGCAAGCGAATTCACCCCCGCATTCCTGCCTTTCATCGAAACCCGCCGATAG
- a CDS encoding Rv2175c family DNA-binding protein — MSAFPCSDDVVPESVTLLPLPEVAEQLGLAVTRVHQLLRDHQLLAIRRNGVAGVPKDFFDATGAVVKPLPGLITVMRDAKYTDEEILEWLYTEDDTLPGRPVDAIHGPLAREVVRRAAAEPF; from the coding sequence GTGAGTGCATTCCCTTGCAGCGACGATGTCGTCCCGGAGTCGGTGACCCTGCTCCCGCTGCCCGAGGTGGCCGAGCAGCTCGGTCTCGCCGTGACCCGTGTGCATCAGCTGTTGCGCGACCACCAGTTGCTCGCGATCCGCCGCAACGGCGTCGCGGGGGTCCCGAAGGATTTCTTCGACGCCACCGGCGCCGTCGTGAAGCCCCTGCCCGGCCTGATCACGGTGATGCGCGACGCGAAGTACACCGACGAGGAAATCCTCGAGTGGCTCTACACCGAAGACGACACCCTCCCCGGCCGCCCCGTCGACGCCATCCACGGCCCGCTCGCCCGCGAGGTCGTCCGCCGCGCCGCCGCCGAACCCTTCTGA
- the pknB gene encoding Stk1 family PASTA domain-containing Ser/Thr kinase, with the protein MKVGGHQLIGQMLDGRYRIDAPIARGGMSMVFRGVDTRLDRPVAIKVMDPKFAGDPQFLSRFEFEARSVAKLKHPSLVAVYDQGVDGDHPFLIMELVEGGTLRELLRERGPMPPHAVYAVAEPVLQAIGVAHAAGLVHRDVKPENVLISDAGEVKIADFGLVRAAAGSNMTSASVILGTAHYLSPEQVTDGNADARSDVYSFGVLIFEMLTGRTPFTGDTSLSIAYQRVEKDVPSPSLLIAGVPPEFDELVAHATAREPAHRFADATEMAGELRRIATELHLPAYRVPAPKESAEHLSSRYRIGPTPAPAASAPDATTRFAAEPPAPQPQHTRVMTATQPRAEDYSPDYPSPPPPPQRSYADDFQADRDRSRRRMYIWAAIVVVLALLLGLGGWWLGVGRYAAVPPIAGMDTDRATVVLQNAGFDTTVRDKASDTIPVGGVVGTDPAAGARVVKGSTVAVLVSSGKPKVPQFQPGENIDRVRQAIRDAGLKPVDSGERPSTAPKGTLAQLDPAPGTVLPMEATVKVYRSKGSTPVKLPDVRGKTVDEARATLERAGITVQDTRSAFDARIQSGQVAGTDPEAGTSLLSGASVTLIVSNAVRLPDVVGKSVSAARSELEALGLQVVLSNIFTANDHGTIRVQTPIAGASVQPGSTVTLVVLPF; encoded by the coding sequence GTGAAAGTCGGAGGACATCAGTTGATCGGCCAGATGCTGGACGGGCGCTACCGCATCGACGCGCCCATCGCGCGCGGCGGCATGTCGATGGTGTTTCGGGGGGTGGATACGCGGCTGGACCGGCCGGTGGCGATCAAGGTGATGGACCCGAAATTCGCCGGCGACCCGCAGTTCCTGAGCCGGTTCGAATTCGAAGCGCGCTCGGTGGCCAAGCTGAAGCACCCGTCCCTGGTCGCCGTGTACGACCAGGGCGTCGACGGTGACCACCCGTTCCTGATCATGGAATTGGTGGAGGGCGGCACGCTGCGCGAGTTGCTGCGCGAGCGCGGTCCGATGCCACCGCACGCCGTGTACGCGGTGGCCGAGCCGGTACTGCAGGCGATCGGGGTGGCGCACGCCGCGGGCCTGGTGCACCGCGACGTCAAACCGGAGAACGTGCTGATCTCCGATGCCGGTGAGGTCAAGATCGCCGACTTCGGGCTGGTACGCGCGGCCGCCGGATCGAACATGACCTCGGCGAGCGTCATCCTGGGCACGGCCCACTACCTGTCGCCCGAGCAGGTCACCGACGGCAATGCCGACGCCCGCAGCGACGTGTACTCCTTCGGTGTCCTGATCTTCGAGATGCTGACCGGTCGCACCCCGTTCACGGGCGACACCTCGCTGTCGATCGCGTACCAGCGGGTCGAGAAGGACGTGCCCAGCCCGAGCCTGCTCATCGCCGGCGTGCCGCCGGAGTTCGACGAACTGGTCGCGCACGCCACCGCCCGCGAGCCCGCGCATCGTTTCGCCGACGCCACCGAGATGGCCGGTGAACTGCGGCGCATCGCCACCGAGCTGCACCTGCCCGCGTACCGGGTACCGGCGCCGAAGGAATCGGCCGAGCACCTGTCCTCGCGATACCGGATCGGCCCGACTCCGGCACCCGCCGCCTCCGCACCGGACGCGACGACCCGCTTCGCCGCCGAACCACCGGCCCCGCAACCGCAGCACACCCGGGTGATGACCGCGACGCAACCGCGGGCCGAGGACTATTCGCCCGACTACCCGAGCCCGCCGCCGCCCCCGCAGCGCTCCTATGCCGACGATTTCCAGGCCGATCGCGACAGATCCCGTCGCCGGATGTACATCTGGGCCGCCATCGTGGTCGTGCTGGCGCTGCTACTCGGCCTCGGCGGCTGGTGGCTCGGCGTCGGCCGCTACGCCGCCGTGCCGCCGATCGCGGGCATGGACACCGACCGCGCGACGGTGGTGCTGCAGAACGCCGGATTCGATACGACGGTGCGCGACAAGGCTTCCGACACCATCCCGGTCGGCGGCGTGGTCGGCACCGACCCGGCGGCCGGCGCCCGGGTCGTCAAGGGCTCCACCGTCGCGGTGCTGGTCTCCAGCGGCAAACCGAAGGTGCCGCAGTTCCAGCCCGGCGAGAATATCGACAGGGTCCGCCAGGCCATCCGCGACGCCGGACTCAAACCGGTCGACAGCGGCGAGAGACCCAGCACAGCACCGAAAGGCACACTGGCACAACTGGATCCGGCTCCGGGCACCGTCCTGCCGATGGAGGCGACGGTGAAGGTGTACCGCAGCAAGGGATCCACGCCGGTGAAGCTGCCGGACGTGCGCGGTAAGACGGTGGACGAGGCTCGCGCGACCCTCGAGCGGGCCGGAATCACGGTGCAGGACACCAGATCCGCGTTCGACGCGCGCATCCAGTCCGGTCAGGTGGCCGGCACCGATCCCGAGGCCGGCACCAGCCTGCTGTCCGGCGCCTCGGTCACCCTGATCGTCTCGAACGCGGTGCGGCTGCCGGACGTGGTCGGCAAGAGCGTGTCGGCCGCCCGCAGCGAACTGGAAGCGCTCGGGCTGCAAGTGGTCCTGAGCAATATCTTCACCGCCAACGACCACGGCACCATCCGCGTCCAGACGCCGATCGCCGGAGCGAGCGTCCAGCCCGGCAGCACCGTCACGCTCGTCGTTCTGCCCTTCTGA
- a CDS encoding class II 3-deoxy-7-phosphoheptulonate synthase, which produces MNWTVDVPIDRLPELPPLPAELRRRLDDALTRPALQQPSWDPDLASKMRTVLESVPPLCVPAEVEELREHLAEVARGEAFLLQGGDCAETFADNTEPHIRGNIRTLLQMAVVLTYGASLPVVKVGRIAGQYAKPRSSDTDALGLRSYRGDMVNSIAADAALREHDPSRLVRAYANASAAMNLVRALTGAGMADLHKVHDWNRDFVAKSPAGARYEQLAEEIDRGLRFMNACRVQDPSLQSAKIYCSHEALVLDYERAMLRLAENAAGDPVLYDLSAHFLWIGERTRQLDGAHIAFAELLANPIGLKIGPTTTPEQAMEYVERLDPNNEPGRLTLVARMGNTKVRDVLPPIIEKVQATGHQVIWQCDPMHGNTHESSTGYKTRHFDRIVDEVQGFFEVHHALGTHPGGLHIELTGENVTECLGGAQDISDLDLEDRYETACDPRLNTQQSLELAFLVAEMLR; this is translated from the coding sequence GTGAACTGGACCGTCGACGTACCGATCGACCGCTTGCCGGAACTGCCTCCGCTGCCTGCCGAGCTTCGTCGGCGACTCGACGACGCGCTCACGCGCCCCGCCCTGCAGCAGCCCTCGTGGGATCCGGACCTCGCGTCGAAGATGCGCACCGTGTTGGAGAGCGTGCCGCCGCTGTGCGTGCCCGCCGAAGTGGAAGAATTGCGTGAGCACCTCGCCGAGGTGGCGCGCGGCGAGGCGTTTCTGCTGCAGGGTGGCGACTGCGCGGAGACCTTCGCGGACAACACCGAACCCCATATCCGCGGCAACATCCGCACGCTGCTGCAGATGGCCGTGGTCCTCACCTACGGCGCCAGCCTGCCGGTGGTGAAGGTCGGCCGGATCGCGGGGCAGTACGCCAAACCGCGTTCGTCCGACACCGACGCGCTGGGCCTGCGGTCCTACCGCGGCGACATGGTGAACTCGATCGCCGCCGACGCCGCACTGCGCGAGCACGACCCGTCGCGGCTGGTGCGCGCCTACGCCAATGCCAGCGCCGCGATGAACCTGGTGCGCGCGCTCACCGGCGCCGGCATGGCCGACCTGCACAAGGTGCACGACTGGAACCGCGATTTCGTCGCCAAGTCCCCGGCCGGCGCCCGCTACGAGCAACTGGCCGAGGAGATCGACCGCGGCCTGCGATTCATGAACGCCTGCCGCGTGCAGGATCCCAGCCTGCAGTCGGCGAAGATCTATTGCAGTCACGAGGCGCTGGTGCTCGACTACGAGCGCGCCATGCTGCGGCTGGCGGAGAATGCCGCGGGCGATCCGGTGCTCTACGACCTGTCGGCGCACTTCCTCTGGATCGGGGAGCGCACCCGTCAGCTCGACGGTGCGCATATCGCGTTCGCCGAACTGCTGGCCAACCCGATCGGTCTCAAGATCGGCCCGACCACCACGCCGGAGCAGGCGATGGAGTACGTCGAGCGGCTCGACCCGAACAACGAGCCCGGGCGGCTGACCCTGGTGGCCCGGATGGGCAACACCAAGGTGCGCGACGTGCTGCCGCCGATCATCGAGAAGGTGCAGGCCACCGGTCATCAGGTGATCTGGCAGTGCGACCCCATGCACGGCAACACCCACGAGTCGTCCACCGGTTACAAGACCCGTCACTTCGATCGCATCGTCGACGAGGTGCAGGGTTTCTTCGAGGTGCACCACGCGCTCGGCACCCACCCGGGCGGTCTGCACATCGAGCTGACCGGCGAGAACGTCACCGAATGTCTCGGTGGCGCCCAGGACATTTCGGACCTGGATCTCGAGGATCGGTACGAGACGGCGTGCGACCCGCGGCTGAATACGCAGCAGTCGCTGGAGCTGGCGTTCCTGGTCGCGGAGATGCTGCGGTGA
- a CDS encoding polyadenylate-specific 3'-exoribonuclease AS, with translation MKYFYDCEFIEDGKIIDLVSIGVVCEDGREYYAVSSEFDAGRAGPWVRRNVLPKLPSPASPLWRSRAQIRDDLYRFLVPRPSVEPQLWAWVGAYDHVVLCQLWGSMVDLPSALPRYTNELRQHWEMAGRPPLPPVPADAHDALADARHNLAKYEAIEAYRRREAS, from the coding sequence CTGAAATACTTTTACGACTGCGAATTCATCGAGGACGGGAAAATCATCGACCTCGTCTCGATCGGCGTGGTCTGCGAGGACGGGCGCGAATACTACGCGGTGTCGAGCGAATTCGACGCCGGCCGGGCCGGGCCGTGGGTGCGGCGCAACGTGCTGCCCAAGCTGCCGTCACCGGCCTCGCCGCTGTGGCGCAGCCGAGCCCAGATCCGGGACGATCTCTACCGTTTCCTGGTGCCGCGGCCGAGTGTGGAACCGCAGTTGTGGGCCTGGGTCGGGGCCTACGACCACGTGGTGCTGTGCCAGCTGTGGGGCTCGATGGTCGATCTGCCCAGCGCGTTACCCCGCTATACCAACGAGTTACGGCAGCACTGGGAGATGGCCGGGCGTCCGCCCTTACCGCCGGTGCCCGCCGACGCCCACGACGCGCTCGCCGATGCCCGCCACAACCTGGCCAAGTACGAGGCCATCGAGGCGTATCGGCGGCGCGAGGCGTCCTAG
- a CDS encoding lysophospholipid acyltransferase family protein: MFYWLLKFVLVGPLLHLINRPEVEGVENIPTSGPAILAGNHLSFTDWLFTPLLSPRRITYLAKAEYFTTPGLKGRLQKFFFSGTGQYPIDRSGADAAESALNTARKLLGEGRLVGLYPEGTRSPDGRLYKGKTGVARLALETGVPVIPVALIGTDEVCPPGPFRWRPRKVTVKFGAPIDFSRYEGMGGNRFVERAVTDEIMYELMRMSGQEYVDVYAASLKQGVPSGSRPDADRVPETLAS; this comes from the coding sequence ATGTTCTACTGGCTGCTGAAGTTCGTTCTGGTGGGACCGCTCTTGCACCTGATCAACCGGCCCGAGGTCGAAGGTGTGGAGAACATCCCGACAAGCGGCCCAGCCATTCTCGCCGGCAACCATCTGTCGTTCACCGACTGGCTGTTCACTCCGCTGCTGAGCCCCCGCCGGATCACCTACCTGGCCAAGGCCGAATACTTCACCACCCCCGGGCTGAAGGGCCGGTTGCAGAAGTTCTTCTTCTCCGGCACCGGCCAGTACCCGATCGACCGCAGCGGCGCCGACGCGGCCGAGTCCGCCCTCAATACCGCGCGCAAGCTGCTGGGTGAGGGTCGGCTCGTGGGCCTGTACCCCGAGGGCACCCGCTCGCCCGACGGGCGGCTGTACAAGGGCAAGACCGGTGTGGCACGCCTCGCCCTGGAGACCGGCGTCCCGGTGATCCCGGTGGCGCTGATCGGCACCGACGAGGTGTGCCCGCCCGGTCCGTTCCGGTGGCGCCCCCGCAAGGTGACGGTCAAATTCGGTGCGCCGATCGACTTCTCCCGTTACGAGGGCATGGGCGGCAACCGCTTCGTCGAGCGCGCCGTCACCGACGAGATCATGTACGAGCTGATGCGGATGTCGGGTCAGGAGTACGTCGACGTCTACGCCGCGAGCCTCAAGCAGGGCGTGCCCTCGGGCAGCCGCCCGGACGCCGACCGAGTCCCCGAGACGCTGGCGAGCTGA